The following proteins are encoded in a genomic region of Verrucomicrobia bacterium CG1_02_43_26:
- a CDS encoding murein biosynthesis integral membrane protein MurJ, which yields MSKKLKNITIVASSTLGSRVLGLFRDMVTFTFLGAGAINSAFLLAFMLPNLFRRLLGEGALTSALIPILSEEHHKHGKEEAFRFLNKLITWVSLGMVMLILLVIAGLNFVDHIPNLEPRWYLGAKLGMILIPYMLFVCLAAAFAAALNVFERFGIAASSQIWLNLAMIIALGVFGYLFGKNAEEQVYYLCTGVLIGGLIQVIWPAVALMRSGWKPKFDLSPSPALSSWFKLFIPGFGGAAIYQINFMVTQLLAFWLTNSAVATLYLANRLIQLPQGLFTISLVTVFFPSLSKLVIQGDKKSDLKDLYLKGLRMLMVVTIPATVGLIVLREPILSLLFEWGQFDAENVRATGPILAIVALSLPFFALSTLSTRGFHSLQDTRTPYKIGMVMFGINLILSVALMFPYGVAGLALANLTANIIQTILLQVKLTAKEESFSLKGLGAPMIQIGFAACSMIITLYLMLFAWESAFSFNGKLFATVAILTVIPGGMLIYFATLWILGYEDKHEFKRYCLLILKRRKASS from the coding sequence ATGTCTAAAAAACTTAAGAATATTACAATAGTAGCCTCTTCCACACTGGGATCTCGAGTGTTGGGGCTATTTAGGGACATGGTTACATTTACCTTTTTGGGTGCCGGAGCAATTAACTCAGCGTTCTTACTAGCATTTATGCTTCCTAATCTCTTCAGGCGGCTCTTGGGCGAAGGTGCGTTAACATCCGCGCTTATTCCCATCCTCTCCGAAGAACACCATAAACATGGTAAGGAAGAAGCTTTTCGTTTTTTAAATAAACTCATCACCTGGGTTTCATTGGGCATGGTGATGTTGATTTTACTGGTAATTGCCGGGTTAAATTTTGTCGACCATATACCCAATTTAGAACCGCGCTGGTACCTGGGTGCAAAACTCGGCATGATCCTTATTCCCTACATGCTGTTCGTGTGCTTGGCAGCTGCATTTGCAGCCGCGCTTAATGTATTTGAGCGTTTTGGCATCGCTGCTTCTTCCCAAATATGGCTCAACCTTGCCATGATTATTGCCTTGGGTGTTTTCGGTTATCTGTTTGGTAAAAATGCCGAGGAACAGGTATACTATCTCTGCACAGGGGTATTAATCGGTGGCTTGATACAAGTCATATGGCCTGCGGTTGCTCTTATGCGATCCGGATGGAAACCGAAGTTTGATCTCTCGCCCTCCCCCGCTCTTTCATCTTGGTTTAAACTGTTTATTCCTGGGTTTGGTGGTGCAGCGATTTATCAAATCAACTTCATGGTTACCCAGCTCTTGGCTTTCTGGTTAACCAATTCTGCCGTAGCTACGTTATACCTGGCGAATCGTTTAATACAGCTCCCCCAAGGTCTATTCACTATTTCGCTGGTAACGGTATTTTTCCCAAGCCTCTCTAAACTGGTTATACAAGGAGACAAAAAGAGCGACTTAAAAGACCTCTACCTAAAGGGATTAAGGATGCTCATGGTTGTAACCATTCCCGCGACAGTCGGCTTAATCGTCCTTCGCGAACCTATATTATCCCTCCTATTCGAGTGGGGGCAATTTGACGCAGAAAACGTAAGAGCAACGGGCCCAATATTAGCCATTGTAGCGCTCAGTTTACCTTTCTTTGCACTCTCTACACTTTCTACACGTGGCTTCCATTCCCTACAAGACACCCGTACACCTTATAAAATCGGAATGGTAATGTTCGGCATCAACCTAATTCTGTCCGTAGCCCTCATGTTCCCCTATGGCGTAGCAGGTCTAGCATTAGCCAATCTAACGGCAAACATCATCCAAACGATTCTCCTACAAGTAAAATTGACCGCTAAAGAGGAATCCTTTTCACTCAAGGGACTGGGTGCACCTATGATCCAGATTGGTTTTGCAGCTTGCTCAATGATAATCACCTTATACCTCATGCTGTTCGCCTGGGAAAGTGCTTTTTCATTTAACGGCAAACTATTTGCAACCGTAGCCATCCTGACAGTTATTCCGGGCGGGATGCTCATCTACTTTGCAACTTTATGGATATTGGGCTATGAGGACAAACATGAGTTTAAGCGCTATTGTCTGCTGATCCTAAAACGCCGGAAAGCTTCTTCTTAA
- a CDS encoding aspartate-semialdehyde dehydrogenase: MKVRIGILGATGAVGKEALQLLLERNVPFASIRLLASKRSSGQVVTIEDKDFTVEEATPDIFKELDFAIFSAGGDVSRQFAKEAVKQGCVVIDNSSAFRMDEDVPLVIPEVNPKALSGHKGIIANPNCSTILTLLALFPLHKAFGLKRFFASTYQAVSGTGLAALRELETQVKQWAHGEMIVPSVYPHQIAFNVIPHVDAFLENGYTKEEMKMLVESQKILGMPDLQVSCTSVRVPVFRAHSIAISAEFEQAVSVQKAREVICNFPGIELYDEPEQNHYPMPIQFSQKEKCGVGRIRKDLVFGNGLSLWVSGDQLWKGAALNAIQILEQLL; this comes from the coding sequence ATGAAAGTACGGATTGGTATATTAGGCGCGACAGGCGCGGTTGGCAAAGAAGCCCTACAACTGCTCCTTGAGCGTAATGTGCCGTTTGCCAGTATTCGACTTTTGGCTTCCAAGCGTTCTTCTGGCCAGGTTGTTACTATTGAGGATAAAGATTTTACCGTAGAAGAAGCGACACCGGATATTTTTAAGGAGTTAGATTTCGCCATCTTTTCCGCAGGCGGAGATGTTTCGAGACAATTTGCTAAAGAAGCTGTTAAACAAGGGTGCGTGGTGATCGATAACAGCTCCGCTTTCCGTATGGACGAAGACGTGCCGTTGGTTATTCCCGAGGTTAACCCGAAGGCGCTGTCTGGGCATAAAGGCATCATCGCTAACCCGAATTGCTCGACCATTTTGACCTTGTTGGCATTATTTCCCTTACATAAAGCGTTTGGCTTAAAGCGCTTTTTTGCCAGTACTTACCAAGCCGTTTCAGGGACAGGGCTTGCTGCGTTAAGGGAGCTTGAAACACAAGTAAAACAGTGGGCTCATGGCGAGATGATCGTGCCCTCTGTTTATCCCCACCAAATTGCGTTTAATGTGATACCGCACGTGGATGCTTTTCTGGAAAACGGTTACACCAAAGAAGAGATGAAGATGCTTGTGGAGTCTCAAAAAATATTAGGTATGCCTGATCTGCAGGTTTCCTGTACGAGTGTGAGAGTTCCTGTTTTTCGAGCGCATTCGATTGCGATTAGCGCAGAGTTTGAACAAGCGGTTTCTGTTCAAAAGGCAAGAGAGGTTATCTGTAATTTCCCGGGTATAGAGCTCTATGATGAACCTGAGCAAAATCATTACCCCATGCCGATACAATTTTCGCAAAAAGAAAAATGCGGGGTGGGGCGTATTCGTAAGGATCTTGTTTTTGGTAACGGGCTTTCCCTCTGGGTCTCTGGAGACCAGTTGTGGAAAGGTGCCGCGTTAAACGCAATCCAAATATTGGAGCAGTTACTCTAA
- a CDS encoding coproporphyrinogen III oxidase, which translates to MKDKVELVKEYLLSFQNAVCAAVHNEDGTGKFIEDRWDRPEGGGGITRIYKGDAIEQLGVNFSHVHGDQLPASATDLRPEMANKSFEALGVSIICHPSNPYAPTTHANVRMFVVNDKNDGSTHWWFGGGFDLTPYYGFEEDAVHFHKKAKAACDPFGINLYPRFKQEADDYFFLKHRSEPRGIGGIFFDDFNEKNFDHSFGFMRSVGDNFIKAYQPILARRKNTPYGERERNFQLYRRGRYVEFNLIYDRGTLFGLKSNGRTESILASLPPEVRWEYNWSPEANTPESRLHEFFLKPKDWVHLKPELSFA; encoded by the coding sequence ATGAAAGATAAAGTAGAACTGGTTAAAGAGTATTTATTGTCATTCCAAAATGCCGTTTGTGCTGCTGTTCACAATGAAGATGGTACAGGAAAGTTCATTGAAGATCGCTGGGATCGCCCTGAGGGTGGTGGCGGAATCACGCGCATCTATAAAGGTGATGCGATCGAGCAGCTCGGTGTTAATTTTTCGCATGTGCATGGGGATCAGCTCCCGGCTTCCGCAACGGACTTACGCCCGGAGATGGCAAACAAGAGTTTTGAGGCACTTGGTGTTTCTATTATATGCCACCCGTCCAACCCTTATGCCCCAACGACTCATGCCAATGTAAGAATGTTTGTGGTCAATGATAAGAATGATGGCTCAACACACTGGTGGTTCGGCGGCGGTTTTGACCTCACACCTTATTATGGTTTTGAAGAGGATGCTGTCCATTTTCACAAAAAAGCTAAAGCCGCATGTGATCCTTTTGGCATAAACCTCTATCCTCGTTTTAAGCAAGAGGCGGATGATTACTTCTTTTTAAAACACAGGAGCGAACCACGTGGCATCGGGGGCATTTTCTTTGATGACTTTAATGAAAAGAATTTCGACCACTCTTTTGGTTTTATGCGCAGCGTAGGGGATAATTTTATAAAAGCCTATCAGCCCATCCTGGCACGCCGAAAAAATACACCCTATGGTGAGCGTGAAAGAAATTTCCAACTCTATCGTCGTGGACGCTACGTTGAGTTTAATCTTATTTATGACCGTGGTACTCTTTTCGGTCTAAAGTCAAATGGGCGTACAGAGTCTATTCTCGCTTCATTGCCACCGGAAGTACGCTGGGAGTATAACTGGTCTCCTGAAGCAAATACTCCTGAAAGCCGTCTACATGAATTTTTCTTA
- a CDS encoding ferredoxin, which yields MADKNDKWPENVPGKFYVDEQCIDCDLCRETAPDFFTRNEDGGYSFVYKQPKTEEEIEMCMEALEGCPVEAIGEDGDED from the coding sequence ATGGCAGATAAAAACGACAAGTGGCCGGAAAATGTTCCTGGTAAGTTTTATGTAGATGAGCAATGCATTGACTGTGATCTTTGCCGCGAAACGGCTCCTGATTTCTTCACCAGAAATGAGGACGGCGGTTATTCTTTTGTCTATAAACAGCCAAAAACGGAAGAAGAGATAGAGATGTGCATGGAAGCCCTCGAAGGCTGCCCTGTAGAGGCGATTGGTGAGGATGGAGACGAAGACTAA